In the Acropora muricata isolate sample 2 chromosome 1, ASM3666990v1, whole genome shotgun sequence genome, one interval contains:
- the LOC136917238 gene encoding tumor necrosis factor ligand superfamily member 10-like produces the protein MDKEPNQRRAHFVPIILCCFLLACSGIVYGIYTYREISWLKEQIRLHHKVIVALQERAHTSDFQGPPERSQFRGNTVGSNTGMPVTTMRSTDSAHVVGYGQLIENPRTMVNRITNWKLGHISGNMKFVENSFLEIGTTGYHFVYSQLFYCEGNTLFMGHYTFINDKSVMRSISSVTDKNRKYNTNYQGAVFFLTKGDRISVRIPFKKCFSMNRETSYFGAFLITPVVNVTDSSTTGSSL, from the exons ATGGACAAGGAGCCCAATCAGCGCAGAGCGCATTTCGTCCCAATTATACTCTGTTGTTTTCTGTTGGCCTGCTCGGGCATCGTGTACGGTATTTACACTTACAGAGAAATCTCTTGGCTAAAAGAGCAGATTCGACTGCATCACAAAGTCATTGTAGCATTGCAGGAGAGAGCGCATACTTCAGACTTCCAG GGCCCGCCAGAGAGATCTCAATTTCGGGGAAACACCGTGGGTTCCAATACAG GTATGCCAGTCACAACAATGCGC TCCACAGATTCTGCTCACGTGGTTGGCTATGGTCAACTCATAGAAAATCCGCGAACGATGG TTAATCGCATCACAAACTGGAAGCTTGGTCACATAAGCGGAAACATGAAATTTGTCGAAAACAGTTTCCTTGAGATTGGCACTACCGGTTACCACTTCGTGTACAGCCAACTGTTCTATTGCGAGGGTAATACGCTGTTCATGGGTCATTACACGTTTATCAACGACAAATCCGTTATGCGAAGCATCAGTAGTGTTACTGACAAGAACAGGAAATACAACACCAATTACCAAGGAGCTGTGTTCTTTCTCACAAAAGGCGATAGAATATCAGTCCGGATTCCGTTTAAGAAGTGCTTCTCCATGAACAGGGAAACCAGCTATTTTGGTGCTTTCTTAATAACCCCTGTGGTTAATGTCACTGACTCGTCGACTACTGGTAGTTCCCTTTAA